In Methanobacteriaceae archaeon, the DNA window TCCCAATAGCAGTAGCATCTGCCAGGATCAAACAGAATTGAACACATAACAGATCATAATAAGATTGAAATTATGAAGTACGCTAAAAAATATAGACGAGTATACACATAAATTTGAAACAAAATAAATTGTAACTAATTCACCACATCTACAAAACTAACATCATACTTGAGATAATTCAAGTACTCATAAATTGTATCGCTATATGTGGAATGCAACCATCATAGTAATAATTGTTCCATACAATAATACTTAGGTCATCGCCATATAACACATAGCACATCTATTAGACAGAGAGATTTTACTAACAAAATCAATTATAAAATATTGCAATATATTTTGAAAAATTAAAATAATAACTTAAAACAAAATTTTTAAAAAAATAAAAATTATAATACTTTATTTTTTGAAAATAAAAATTTTAAAATAGCTTTAGAAAATAAATTTTTTGAAAAATATTATTATTAAAAAAGTTAGATGAAATAAAAAAATAAAATTTTTAAAAAAAAAATAAGAAAAAAATAAGATTTAATGATTATTGTGAAATTTTTTTGCGAATAACAGTAATGATTCTGGTTAAACTTCTATGCATCTTAATTCCATACTGTTCAATAATCTCAAATCCTACTTCTTCAGCAATAGGATGTAAATCTACATAGTGAGGACTTGCCATACATAGATAAGCATCATCTCTCATATTATCATATATAGATTTGAAAAATTCATTAAATATATCATCTCCTTCAATATCTCCAGTGGATGTAGAAATACCATAAGGAGGGTCAGTAACTACACTAGCTACTTTTTCATACATTTTAAGTTCACGTACATCAAGATTAAATGTTCTATAATCAGTGATTCCATAATAATCCAAATTAATTGAAGTTCCATTTTTCATTTTCCAGTAAATATCTGAACCAACAACCTTACATCCAATTAATCCTGCTTCAATTAGAATACCACCAGTTCCACAAAATGGATCAAGTAAAAGTTGACCTTCTTTTACTCTTGATAAATTAACCATACACCTTGCTAGTTTTGGACTCATTGAACCTGGATAGAAGAAAGGTCTTTTATGTGGTTTGCTTTCTTCAAAGTGTTTTTTGTTTAGTTTAATTCTCTCAATTGCAATATAAACATCACTTTGATGAACAACAACACGAACTAAAGAATTAGGTTTTGTTAGATTAACCTTAATATTTTCACAATTAGCAAGAATTAAAGAACCTGATTTTCTCTCTGTTGCAACGGTATCAATGTCAGTATGAAATCTTTTAACACGAACAGCAAAGGTTTCATTAATATAATCTGACCAGTCAATAGCTGACATACATTCATCAAAATCATCAACAGTAGTTGTTTTTATAAGTTCATGCACTTCATGAGTATATCCTAATCTTCTGGTTAAAATTTCATAATAGGAATTAATATCCTCTTTAGAAATATTTTTTAAAATAACTAAACCTTCAGTTATCACATCAATATCTGCATTAATTTCTTCACATTCCATTACTGCCTTTAACTCAGCAAGAGGTAATTCTGGATGTTCCTGTGACTGTATACATAATAATTCCATTAGATTCACCTAAAAATATATAAAAAAATTATTTTTTGAATTTATCGAAATGTCTCCTAATAACTTTTTCACTTGAGTCATCTTTTACATAATTTGATTTTTCATTATGTTTATCTTCATAGGTTCTTTGTGGCTCAATATCTTCAGAGTAATAATCATTATTACGGACATTATCCTGAAATTTTTCATTTGAATAATTATTTAAAGATTGAGAATCATCAAATCTGTCATTATAACCTTCATACTCATACTTTTTATCATTATAATTTAAATTATCCACAGGATTATTATAATCTCTTCTTGGAGGATCATTTCTTTCGTGAGTTATAGGAGTAATAGTTTCAAAATCATCATAAAACTCATTTCTGCCTAAATATTCCCCATCATCAAAATAACTTTCCTGTTGGAAATTATTATATTGTCTAGGAGGAGTCTGGAAACTTCTAAATCCTCTCATATTAGAAAATATCATATCTTCAATCTCTGAAGGGTTTGAAATATTTTTTAATTCAAGCTGATTATTATCATAAGCACTGAAAACAGACACAGTACCTATTTGAAATATTCTCTCAATGATGTTTTGAGAAGTATTAATATCCTGAATTGTTGAATAAGGAATATAATTTTTTTTAGTTGATATTACACCTGTTTTAACAATAATTCTTGAATCAGTTAATGTATATTCAATAGAATACCAACTAATAATTTGCCAGATGATATATGTTACAATAACAAGAATAATAACAAAAAACGCAATTGCAGCATACCTTGTTAAAGGCAATTGAATTTGAGAAATTAAATAAACCTGCATCTTAGCAATGAATTGAATTATTCCTGGTGAAACACATAAAACAATAATCAATAAAATAAACCCATAAATAGCTTTTTTACAACCAAAAAGCATATTTGATTTTGTTTTATGGATAATTCTCTCATTAGTGTTATTCTCATTTTTATTAAATAACATATATTAATATTAGAATTTACTTTTAAATAAAGTTTTATAAAAAAAGATTAAATAGAATAAGCCTCAGCTCGCCCATCATTCATCACATATCAGAGCTCATAGGGTTCATCATTGGCTTATTATTTAGTAATATGATTATCCGAACATTACTCCTGCTTCAGTATTAAACATTTCATCTTCTTTATTTTTGCTCATGACTTTGTCAACAGCATCCATAAAGTCAGCAACAGCAATTTTATCACGTTTGTTACGGATTGCAAACATACCTGCTTCGGTACATACTGCTTTTAAATCTGCACCAGATAATCCGTCAGTTAAATCAACAAGCAAGTCAATATCTGCTTCTTCATCAAATGACATGTTTTTGGTGTGGATTTTAAGAATTTCACGTCTTCCTTCAAGATTTGGAAGTGGAACTTCAATGAATCTATCAAAACGACCAGGACGTAATAATGCTGGATCTAAGATATCAGGTCTGTTGGTTGCACCAATAATTCCAATATCTCCTCTAGATTCAAAACCATCAAGTTCAGCTAAAAGTTGCATAAGAGTTCTTTGAACTTCTCTGTCACCACTGGTTGAACTTTTAAGCCTTTTAGCTGCAACAGCATCAAGTTCATCAATAAATATGATAGCTGGTGCTTTTTCTTTAGCAAGTTCAAATACTTCACGTACTAATCTTGCACCTTCTCCGATGTATTTTTTAACAAATTCGGAAGCTACAACTTTAATGAAAGTAGCATTGGTTTCATTTGCAACAGCTTTAGCAAGTAAAGTTTTACCAGTTCCAGGAGGACCGTATAATAATACTCCTTTAGGTGGTTCAATTCCAATTTTTTCGAATAATTCAGGTTCAGTTAAAGGCAATTCAACAGTCTCTTTAACTTCTCTGATTTGTTCTTCTAAACCACCAATTTTTTCAAATGTAATATCTGGTTTAGTTTCAATTTCCATTCCGGAAACGTTAACATCTTTTTCTGATGGTAAAACTTCAACAATACCAAAAGTTTGTTGATTTAAAGCTACCCTGGAACCAGGGACTAATAATTTTTCATCTAAAAATTTTGAATAATTAACAAGGAAACTAGGTCCGGTACTACTTTTAACAGTCATTCTATTATCATCTAAGATTTCAGTAATAGTAGCTAACACTAAAGGTGGGGACCTAAATCTATCAATTTCTGAACGTAATGATTTATTATCTTTTTCAAGTCTAATTTTTTCATTTTCAATTAAGACTTTATCTTTTTCTAATTTCCTAACTTTAAACATTAGGTTGCTTCTAGCTTTGGAGTTTTCTTCTTTTAACAAATCGATTTCATTTTGTAAGTTTTCTACAGTATCGATTAATTGTTCTTTAGAAGTGTTTTCCAAATCGTCGAAATTATCCATAGGAATCATCTCCATTTTAGAATAAATTTTTCATAACAGTCTACTTTAATAACAATTTGTAACTTTAAAGTATATAAAATTATTCATT includes these proteins:
- a CDS encoding proteasome-activating nucleotidase, coding for MENTSKEQLIDTVENLQNEIDLLKEENSKARSNLMFKVRKLEKDKVLIENEKIRLEKDNKSLRSEIDRFRSPPLVLATITEILDDNRMTVKSSTGPSFLVNYSKFLDEKLLVPGSRVALNQQTFGIVEVLPSEKDVNVSGMEIETKPDITFEKIGGLEEQIREVKETVELPLTEPELFEKIGIEPPKGVLLYGPPGTGKTLLAKAVANETNATFIKVVASEFVKKYIGEGARLVREVFELAKEKAPAIIFIDELDAVAAKRLKSSTSGDREVQRTLMQLLAELDGFESRGDIGIIGATNRPDILDPALLRPGRFDRFIEVPLPNLEGRREILKIHTKNMSFDEEADIDLLVDLTDGLSGADLKAVCTEAGMFAIRNKRDKIAVADFMDAVDKVMSKNKEDEMFNTEAGVMFG
- a CDS encoding TIGR01177 family methyltransferase; this translates as MELLCIQSQEHPELPLAELKAVMECEEINADIDVITEGLVILKNISKEDINSYYEILTRRLGYTHEVHELIKTTTVDDFDECMSAIDWSDYINETFAVRVKRFHTDIDTVATERKSGSLILANCENIKVNLTKPNSLVRVVVHQSDVYIAIERIKLNKKHFEESKPHKRPFFYPGSMSPKLARCMVNLSRVKEGQLLLDPFCGTGGILIEAGLIGCKVVGSDIYWKMKNGTSINLDYYGITDYRTFNLDVRELKMYEKVASVVTDPPYGISTSTGDIEGDDIFNEFFKSIYDNMRDDAYLCMASPHYVDLHPIAEEVGFEIIEQYGIKMHRSLTRIITVIRKKISQ
- a CDS encoding PH domain-containing protein, yielding MLFNKNENNTNERIIHKTKSNMLFGCKKAIYGFILLIIVLCVSPGIIQFIAKMQVYLISQIQLPLTRYAAIAFFVIILVIVTYIIWQIISWYSIEYTLTDSRIIVKTGVISTKKNYIPYSTIQDINTSQNIIERIFQIGTVSVFSAYDNNQLELKNISNPSEIEDMIFSNMRGFRSFQTPPRQYNNFQQESYFDDGEYLGRNEFYDDFETITPITHERNDPPRRDYNNPVDNLNYNDKKYEYEGYNDRFDDSQSLNNYSNEKFQDNVRNNDYYSEDIEPQRTYEDKHNEKSNYVKDDSSEKVIRRHFDKFKK